The following is a genomic window from Plasmodium knowlesi strain H genome assembly, chromosome: 1.
ttttgcttcttttcaGGTGAGCGAACACACGGGCGGCAAGCGTGTGCCCGTGAAGAACTGCGACGAATCGATAGACAACTTTTTGGCGGCCAAAAAGTTAAAGCGGGATGAGGTAAAAGTGGAGTGGCGGAAAAATGTGTGCCACGTGTCCCTGACGTGATGAGGGGGTTCGCCTGCCTCCTGGACGAAGACCATCTTTTTACTAGGAGCAGCTAAAACTGCGCAACGAAGTTATCGACGGCATCAtctattttcttcaaaacgGTTAAGCTTTCGtgcaaggggaaggaatcaTAAAGCTTATCCAAAAATTCACTCGCCTCGTCCAGATCGTACAGATACAAAGAGCATGTAATGATATTGTAAATGGCATCCCCATTTGTGGGATCTTCCCTCAGTGTATTCTTGAAAAACTCCTTCGCATCATTGAACTCGTAGTTTAAAATATTTGACACACCCTTCCCATTGAGAATGACGGTGGAGGAGTCATTCACGGTGGATTCACACATAGACTCCAAATCATCAAACATTAAAAAAGCTTCTTTCTGATTTTCTGTATATAGGTAAAATATGGCTAGCATAATTTTTACAATGGGTATTTCATCATTCATCCTTTTGTATTCTTCTATCATTTGACTGGCCAAGTCGTATCTATTGATCAGCAGGAGAAGGATAATTTTGGCTGATATCACTTCTATTGGGCCATCTGCTAACAATTCAAAACATTCCTGTAACTTGTTGCAGTCGAATAGGAGTCTACTTTTAAGGATCTTTCCATTGGTGGTCgttattttgaatttttccacttggctCAGTAATGCATCCTCTGTTTCCATGGCCATATCTCCCTTggcctttttctcccttaagtAATAATGCTCATAGTATTTGTATAACCATTGGTGGTTTTCGTTTGGAgactttttcaaatttagTAGCGCCTCCTTCTCGTTCCTTCGCATGTATATTTGATATATATACTCTTCCGCTTCCTTGCGCTCCTCTTGGCTAGCTGTCTCCAAGCTCCTCAAGCAGTAGTTCTCGTACCCCGCGTAGAAGAAGTCACGAATCTGGGGGAGGTAGAGTAGCATGCTTTTATATGTACAACAATGTGCATTTCTTTCCCCGCGCGATTGCAGGAGGAAGGGGTGGACGGGGCGGAGCAGTCATCTGATCATTCGCCGCTCATGCAATCGCGCAGTATCTTATGAGCCTATACTCACCTGCAGTGTGCCATCCATGGCGGGTGTCCCAAAGGGTGGGTGATACGCGTTAGGGTCAGGGGGTGGGGAAGCGTGCCCAGGCAGGCACGTTTGGGTTGCAAATGGCGGaattagggaaaaaaacaagttgGAAAAGTAACACTGGTGTTACGGAATGAAGTAGGGAACATGGGCGGGTAGGCGCATCTCTCCTCCCAAACGCGCGCTTAAATGAACACTAAACGCGCACTGCCATCtggtcataaaaaaaaaaaaaaaaaaaaaaaaaaaatatgaacagatcAGGCGATTTTGCCACTTTGTCATAGTCCTCCTTAcccattttgtatttttttttttttttttttttttttttttctcttgacCCGTTGGGCACGCATGACCAACAACGAACAAGTGACAaccatttcccccctttcctgtgcatatgaattttttccaccccagCAGGAGATACTTCTCCTCGCGTGGGCATGGCCTGATCATCCTGCGTAGGGGTGAATCGAATGCTACTGACCACTATTTACAAAGGTGCCCTCTCTGCACGTGGAAAATGGGAGTATACTGTAGTAGCTGCCTAGTGGTGAAGGGTGAAAAGGATATCACATCCTTCCACGTGCGACCTCGTCCATCCTGCGTTAATCAAGATGGCACTGGCgtggaaacggaaaaaaaaaaaatgaagcatgcTCTTAAATTGGGTGGAAATGGCAGATCTGCCTCGAAATGACACAAGTATTCTTtggatgtgaaaaaaaaaaaacacacacacactctGTACGTATACAGGGGGGATGGGTTGATTAAAAAGGCATGCTCACATatgaattgcaaaaaaagaaagaaaaaaaaaaaaaaaaaaaagggaggtatGGATGGAAAGTACAACCAAATGACACAAAAACATTGGGTTTCCAGTTTGCTTCATCAATCGGTGTCCCACTTGTTACGGATCCTTCAACAAGTGGAGGGGGATAACATAAATTCATGGTTTTTATTCGCTCACAGGATGGGGCGCTAAAAATTGGGCCATGTGCCCAAGGAGGTCTTCACACGCAAACACACAGATAGGAACAAACAAAGACACCCCAGACATGGAAGGACACATCACGAATGATCACGAATCATCACGACGTGAGCTTCTGCGTAATGAGCGTATCTATCAGTTTGGCATCCTGCAGTGTTGTCTGCCCGCTGCGCTCAattttcttaagggggaaatcAAAAAAGAGCGAAAAATTAATAGGGGTGTAACTATACACGAATTCAAATAAGTCTTCCACAGTATGATCATAATTAAATTTCTGAGaaaccttttttccattatatAATCTAACATGTAATGTTGTAATGGGTTTGGAATCGTCTATGTCGATATTTTTAACATCCCTTGGGGCAGATTCTGCgagtttttttatttcttcttcgctAAAACTTGGTGCGTTAGTTGACCCTAATTT
Proteins encoded in this region:
- a CDS encoding coatomer subunit epsilon, putative; translated protein: MDGTLQIRDFFYAGYENYCLRSLETASQEERKEAEEYIYQIYMRRNEKEALLNLKKSPNENHQWLYKYYEHYYLREKKAKGDMAMETEDALLSQVEKFKITTTNGKILKSRLLFDCNKLQECFELLADGPIEVISAKIILLLLINRYDLASQMIEEYKRMNDEIPIVKIMLAIFYLYTENQKEAFLMFDDLESMCESTVNDSSTVILNGKGVSNILNYEFNDAKEFFKNTLREDPTNGDAIYNIITCSLYLYDLDEASEFLDKLYDSFPLHESLTVLKKIDDAVDNFVAQF
- a CDS encoding protein MPODD, putative, producing MIKSPFYSFNKNSLLVQCFKGACVYYLPQNLAVIGAFLYYQYRVSEHTGGKRVPVKNCDESIDNFLAAKKLKRDEVKVEWRKNVCHVSLT